The Aggregatilinea lenta genome includes a region encoding these proteins:
- a CDS encoding single-stranded DNA-binding protein has protein sequence MARGLNKVMIIGTLGRDPELRYTPSGRPVASFSVATSRTWTSSDGERREETEWFNVVAWGNLAEICKSHLNKSQQVYVEGRLQTRGWEDENGTRHYRTELVANEMILLGDRRTSHEYDDAADYDNEDYAF, from the coding sequence ATGGCCCGCGGATTGAACAAGGTAATGATCATCGGTACGTTGGGCCGTGACCCCGAACTGCGTTACACACCCAGCGGGCGTCCGGTTGCCAGTTTCAGCGTCGCCACGAGCCGCACATGGACGTCCTCCGACGGCGAGCGCCGCGAGGAAACCGAGTGGTTCAACGTGGTGGCCTGGGGCAACCTGGCCGAAATTTGCAAGTCGCACCTCAACAAGAGCCAGCAGGTCTACGTCGAGGGCCGCTTGCAGACGCGCGGGTGGGAAGACGAGAACGGCACCCGTCACTATCGCACGGAACTGGTCGCCAACGAGATGATCTTACTCGGCGACCGGCGCACGTCACACGAATATGACGACGCCGCCGACTACGACAATGAGGATTACGCGTTCTAA
- the rpsF gene encoding 30S ribosomal protein S6, with the protein MNEYELGFIIPISVPETEVPAVVETVRGWVEAQKGTVNNVDNWGRRRLAYPIDDFREGYYVFFKMSYPPQAVPELERQIHLSDRIIRHLIVRLDEE; encoded by the coding sequence ATGAACGAATACGAGTTGGGATTCATTATCCCCATCAGCGTGCCGGAGACGGAAGTCCCGGCAGTGGTTGAGACTGTGCGTGGATGGGTCGAGGCCCAAAAAGGCACCGTCAACAACGTCGATAACTGGGGACGTCGCCGTCTGGCTTACCCCATCGACGATTTTCGTGAAGGCTACTATGTCTTCTTCAAGATGAGCTACCCGCCCCAGGCGGTGCCTGAGCTTGAGCGCCAGATACACCTGAGTGACCGCATCATTCGTCACCTCATCGTGCGCCTGGACGAAGAATAG
- the rpsR gene encoding 30S ribosomal protein S18: MRKEDYFTGNHTLPDYKDVDTLRRFITERAKIRPRRQTGLTSKHQRLLARQIKRARHLALLPFTDDQTRA; the protein is encoded by the coding sequence ATGCGCAAAGAGGACTACTTTACCGGCAACCACACCCTGCCGGACTACAAGGACGTGGATACGCTCCGCCGCTTCATCACCGAGCGAGCTAAGATCCGGCCTCGCCGCCAGACGGGTTTGACCTCCAAGCACCAACGCTTGCTGGCCCGCCAGATTAAACGCGCACGCCATCTCGCGCTGCTGCCCTTTACCGACGATCAGACTCGCGCCTAA